The Cytophagales bacterium sequence GGTGTCTTTGAGGGTGGTGTATTGTTTATAATGTTCAAGGGAAAGTTTGTAGCTGCCGAGCTGCTCGTAACATTCTGTAAGCCCTGAATGTGCCTCGCTTTCTTGTTGCAATGCTCCAATGCTGTCTGCGAGCAGGGCGGCTTGTTGGTAGTACTGTATGGCTTTGGTGTATTTCTGTTTCTGTACATAAATAGTTCCTATGCCGGATAAGCTAAAGGTCATATTGTATTCATCGCTGAGTTCTTTATTTATCAAAAGGGCTTGTTGTTGATAATACAACGCAGTGTCAAGTAACAGGGCTGGATTTTTAGCAGCCAACCCGCCCGCCCTTTCAAGGTTCACCCCGTAGCCAAGCGTATCGGGGCTGTCACCTTGTTCAAATAAGGATGTGTACAAACTCCCGATATTCGTATAGGAGTTAGCCATGCCTTTTTTATCACCCAGTTGCACTTTTATTTTAAGGGATTTAAAGTAGTATTCCAGCGCTTGGGGGTAGGAGGATTGATTCTTATAAATAATCCCGATGTTGTTATAGGAGGCAGCCATGCCTTGTTTATCACCCAGTTCCTCTCTTATTTCAAGGGCTTTAAAGTAGTATTCCAGCGCTTGTGTGTAAGAAGATTGATTGTAATAAATAAGCCCGATGTTGTTATATGTGTTAGCCAATACTTTTGATTTCTCACCAAGCTCCTTATATATTTTAAGGGATTTAAAGTAGTATTCCAGCGCTTGGGGGTAAGAGGATTGATTGGTATAAATAATCCCGATGTTGCCATAGGAGCCAGCCATGCCTTTCCGGTCGCCCTCCTGTTCACTTAATTCAAGTGTCTTTGTCCAGCTCTTTAAAGCTGCCGGGTAGTTGCTTTGCACATAATGAACGTAGCCGATATTATGATAAGAACTGATAAGTCCCTGCTGCCAGTCAGCAGCTTGGCTTAATTCCAATGCCTGTTGTGCCAATACAAGGGCGGTGTCTGGTTTAGAGGTAATGAATTTTCTGGCAAGTGTATTGAGGGCTTTTATTTTAGTTGTGTCGTGTTTTGCTGTTTGGAGGGCTTGGAGGAGGGAATCAAGCTTGTGCGTGTCTGCTAACAAGTTGGCAGTTGGCAGCGGCAGTAGGCAGTAGGCAATTAGAGAGATTGCAAATATTTTAGTTGGTTTTTTCATTATAAAACACTGAACTCTAAACTTCAAATAACTTTACTAATAAAAAATGCTAATATACGTCCCCGATGCAAATATACGAATGAATGTGAATAATACGAATGAAGAATCTCCGATGACAATATACGGTTTTTTATAAGAGGGATGAGGCGTTGAATTTGTATAATTAGTCCCGAGTACTCGGGATTGGTATCGGTGATTAGTATAGCGTTTCATAAAAAGGATAACATTTAACCTATATTATTCCTAAACTTTAAGATGAAACAAATAAAATCCCAAATCCAAAGCTCAAAATCCAAAATAAATCCCAAAACCTAAATCCAAAAAAAAAAGCCATACGATTTACGGGAGAGATTATTGCTGTTCGGAAAAAGAATGATTATAAGCAGAAAATCGTAACTTTGTGTTCTGAAATTGGGATTTTAAACTTGGGATTTATTTTGAAGTTGGGATTTTGAAATTGGGATTTTATGAATAATTGAGGATAGTAATTATTTTTTATTTGTATTATTTTGGTGAAACGATATATTAGTATATTTGCGCTATGAATTCTCACTCCAGAACTTATGACTACTACAAGAAAATATTTGTTGGCCAACCCATGCCTTTTGCTTTTGTTGATATGGATCTTCTGGAAGAGAATGCAAGACAAATTGTGAAGAGAGCGTTAGGTAAGAAAATAAGGATCGCATCAAAATCAGTCCGGTGCAGATACCTGTTAAATAGGATACTTGACCTGGATACCGCCTTCCAGGGAATTATGTGCTTTACAGTACCCGAAGCAGTTTATCTCAGCAAGCAGGGTTTTGATGACCTGTTGGTGGCATATCCTTGTATGCAGGAACAATATATCGCAGAAGTTTGCCGGGAGGTTCAAAAAGGAAAAACAATCGTTTTAATGGCAGACTGTTTAGAGCACGTTCAAAGAATTGACCAGGTTGCCGGTAAGGTTGATGTGGCGGTGCCTGTGTGTATGGATATTGATATGTCAACAAATTTCCCCGGATTGCATTTTGGTGTTTTGCGGAGTGGAATATTTAATAAAAAGCAGGTGTTAAATCTGGTTGAGCACCTACAACGATTAAAAAATGTAAGATTAGATGGTATCATGGGTTATGAAGCGCAAATAGCAGGAGTAGGGGATAATTATCAGGGGCAATCACTGAAAAACGGGGTTATCAGGTTTTTAAAAAGCAGGTCTGTCAAAGAAATAGCCCGCAGAAGACATGATATAGCAGAGGCAATCAAATCAAATGGAGTAAAGCTAAGATTTATCAATGGGGGAGGAACCGGCAGCCTGGAATCCACAACAGGAGAAGACGTAGTTACAGAAGTAACCGTTGGCTCAGGCTTTTATGCTTCTGCCCTTTTTGATAATTACAAAAATTTCAGACATTTGCCCTCGGCAGGATTTGCCATTGAGATAGTAAGAAGGCCACAGTACAATATGTTTACCTGCCATGGAGGTGGCTATACAGCTTCCGGCGCTGCGGGTGCCGACAAGCTGCCCAAGCCCTACCTGCCGGAAGGGATGAAAATAACCAAAAACGAGGGAGCCGGTGAAGTGCAAACGCCATTGATCTATACGGGGTTTGAAAAATTGTCTTTAGGTGATCCTGTATTTATGAGACACAGCAAAGCCGGTGAGCTTTGTGAGCGGTTTGATAAATTGTTGCTGGTATCTGAAAAAAATATTGTAGATGAAGTTAAAACTTACCGAGGGGAAGGGAAATGTTTCCTGTAAAGAGTATAATGCTAATTAGTGTCTGTCTATAAAGTCGAATGTTTAATATATTATAATAAAAACATAACTTCGTAAGTTGATTAAAAAGTCGGCAGTCCACAGTCGGCAGTCGGCAAATTTGCCGACTGCCAACTGCCAACTGCATTTCCATATTCCCTTATTCCCTTATTCCCAGCAAATTCATCGGATGACCCAAACGCACAACCTGGAGAGTCATCCGATGATAACCACCCCTTGTCATAGTCATTGTCATTGTCTATTGTCATATTGTCTACTGCCGACTGCCGACTGCCAACTGCCAACTTAATGTTGAAACTTTGGATTTTCTTTAACGAATATTTTTGACATTATAGACAGACACTAATTATACTAATGCCCAACGCTAAGGCCTTGAAGAGATTAATGCAAATACTTGTAATGTGTCTTTTATTTAGTATCATTAGACTCTTGAAAGACCTTTATCGTTAACTTTTTAACGATAATTTTTGATGATTTTTTTTGAAATTTAATTGCAAACAATAATATCCTGGTTCAAAACCTGATTAGTGGTGGGTTGCAATTATAAAAAACTAACTAACCAAAACCAGTAACCAACTAACTAAAACTATTAACTAATAAACCAATAACTAAATTTTTTCCAAGACTTCGCACGTAATGTTAGTAAGTTCACAGTAGATTTCCCCGAAGGGCTTTTTTTCTCCCGACAAGTCGGGAGAAAAAATTTAGTATATTAGCATTTTTTTATTAGTATTTATGAAAAAAGTAGCATTCTATACTTTAGGTTGTAAGCTGAACTTTGCAGAAACATCCACCATTGCAAGGCAATTTGCAAAGGGATTTAGAAAGGTTGGCTTTGATCAATCTCCTGATATTTTTGTGATCAATACCTGCTCTGTGACTGAAAATGCTGATAAAAAATGTAAAGCGATCGTCAAACGGGCTCTGAAAGAGTCACCAAATGCCTTGATCGCAGTTACAGGCTGCTATGCCCAGCTAAAGCCAAAGAAAATAGCAGAGATACCTGGTGTTGATATTGTTTTAGGAGCCGCTGAAAAATTCCGAATCCCAGAAAAATTAAACGCAAGCCCCCCCCTAACTCCAAGCCCCCCTGCCTCCCGCAATGCTGGCCCGATGTCCACTGGACATCGTCCTCCCCAAAGGGGGGACTTCCCAACCCCAATTGCCAAAAGCAAAGGCGATGGCAAAGCCCCCCCCTTGGGGGGGTTGGGGGGGGCTGCTAAAGTGTATGCTTCTGAAATAGATCATGTCAATCAATTCATGCCTTCATACTCTATTGGTGACAGGACGCGTTCGTTCCTCAAAGTACAGGACGGGTGCAATTATGGCTGTTCTTTTTGTACGATACCGCTTGCAAGAGGTCAAAGCAGAAGTGACAGCATTGAAAATATTGTATCATCCGCAAACAAAATTGCTGAAAGTGGAGTAAAAGAGATCATTCTAAGTGGAGTTAATATTGGAGATTTTGGTAAAAGAGGAACGGTGGAAGGGGGAAAGGGAACAAAGGGACAAAACTTTTATGAATTAGTTCAGGAATTAGACAAGGTAGAAGGTATTGAAAGATTCAGGATATCATCCATTGAACCGAATTTACTGACAGACGAGATCATTGACTTTGTAGCAAATTCAAAACGTTTTATGCCTCATTTCCATATTCCGTTACAATCAGGCTGTAATAAGATACTGAAATTGATGCGCAGAAGATATTTGAAGGAATTATATGCTGAAAGAGTTGAAAAAATAAAGAAAGTTATGCCAGATTGCTGTATCGGGGCAGATGTAATTGCAGGATTTCCCCGGGAGACTGAAGAAGATTTTCTGGAAACTTATAACTTCATTAATCAACTCAATGTTTCATACTTACACGTTTTTACCTATTCAGAAAGAGATAACACCAATGCAATTAAAATTTCCCATTCTGTGCCAATGAAAGAGAGAAATAAACGCAGTAAAATGCTAAGAATTTTATCAGAAAAGAAA is a genomic window containing:
- a CDS encoding tetratricopeptide repeat protein, with the translated sequence MKKPTKIFAISLIAYCLLPLPTANLLADTHKLDSLLQALQTAKHDTTKIKALNTLARKFITSKPDTALVLAQQALELSQAADWQQGLISSYHNIGYVHYVQSNYPAALKSWTKTLELSEQEGDRKGMAGSYGNIGIIYTNQSSYPQALEYYFKSLKIYKELGEKSKVLANTYNNIGLIYYNQSSYTQALEYYFKALEIREELGDKQGMAASYNNIGIIYKNQSSYPQALEYYFKSLKIKVQLGDKKGMANSYTNIGSLYTSLFEQGDSPDTLGYGVNLERAGGLAAKNPALLLDTALYYQQQALLINKELSDEYNMTFSLSGIGTIYVQKQKYTKAIQYYQQAALLADSIGALQQESEAHSGLTECYEQLGSYKLSLEHYKQYTTLKDT
- a CDS encoding amino acid deaminase/aldolase — protein: MNSHSRTYDYYKKIFVGQPMPFAFVDMDLLEENARQIVKRALGKKIRIASKSVRCRYLLNRILDLDTAFQGIMCFTVPEAVYLSKQGFDDLLVAYPCMQEQYIAEVCREVQKGKTIVLMADCLEHVQRIDQVAGKVDVAVPVCMDIDMSTNFPGLHFGVLRSGIFNKKQVLNLVEHLQRLKNVRLDGIMGYEAQIAGVGDNYQGQSLKNGVIRFLKSRSVKEIARRRHDIAEAIKSNGVKLRFINGGGTGSLESTTGEDVVTEVTVGSGFYASALFDNYKNFRHLPSAGFAIEIVRRPQYNMFTCHGGGYTASGAAGADKLPKPYLPEGMKITKNEGAGEVQTPLIYTGFEKLSLGDPVFMRHSKAGELCERFDKLLLVSEKNIVDEVKTYRGEGKCFL
- the mtaB gene encoding tRNA (N(6)-L-threonylcarbamoyladenosine(37)-C(2))-methylthiotransferase MtaB is translated as MKKVAFYTLGCKLNFAETSTIARQFAKGFRKVGFDQSPDIFVINTCSVTENADKKCKAIVKRALKESPNALIAVTGCYAQLKPKKIAEIPGVDIVLGAAEKFRIPEKLNASPPLTPSPPASRNAGPMSTGHRPPQRGDFPTPIAKSKGDGKAPPLGGLGGAAKVYASEIDHVNQFMPSYSIGDRTRSFLKVQDGCNYGCSFCTIPLARGQSRSDSIENIVSSANKIAESGVKEIILSGVNIGDFGKRGTVEGGKGTKGQNFYELVQELDKVEGIERFRISSIEPNLLTDEIIDFVANSKRFMPHFHIPLQSGCNKILKLMRRRYLKELYAERVEKIKKVMPDCCIGADVIAGFPRETEEDFLETYNFINQLNVSYLHVFTYSERDNTNAIKISHSVPMKERNKRSKMLRILSEKKRRYFYEQHLGLMANVLFEREAENGLMRGFTENYIRVSAPHASSRVNKIIAVKLKGIDENGCNSIVIQL